DNA sequence from the Malus domestica chromosome 11, GDT2T_hap1 genome:
TAGAAGCAAATGGTGATTTACCGCATCGGCGGAAAATAATACTGTTTATATACTTTGGTGAGGGTTCGATCCTCATAGATTCATGTCTTCCTaatgttttaaaattttgacCCACTAACGctatcgtttgtcaaaaaagaaatattaacatggaaaaaaataaacaccATACTCTATCAATTTTGAACGAAAATTGTTAATGATAGTCCAAAATTCTTATTTGGCACTTTAAATTTTCTacgtttaaaaagaaaaataaacttatgagtgcactccaaactttcacatcattaagtgttgaaatAGTCTAAATTTAGAAATGCAGTGAGTTTTAAACATAATTCTAATTAGGGAAAAAGATATATCTCTCCGTAGTTTAAATGAATTTAATGTAGAGTATCTtatcgtttaaaaaaaaaactaatacaaGAAAAGAAACATAGTAAAATCGGCGTATATGGTAATTTCTCTTTCAACACGTAAACACATAATCAATCCTTTGATGCGTATACTAACCTTTCTTTTGTGTTGTATGTTACACACGTGAGACATGAGTTATATGTAACGATGTAACGAACGCATACAATAATCGCCCCTCCAGCATGTAGGCCACGTCATCTTTTGGACACGTAGGCCAGTCACTCATGGGCGACATCAGCAATCCTTACACGTGTCAGCCACAAAATGGTTTATTACCTTCATTTTCTTAGTCATTTCTTTGTTGAGTCGCACAGGCCCACGGAGAGATGAGCAGAACAGGGACGATGCTCTCCAAAGCTTCCGACTCTGCAAATAAACTCAcagtcagtctctctctctctctctctctctctctcctcatcgATCCCCGAATCCCCTGTTTCTTCTCGCGATTTTGGCTCctgctttcttttttttccttttttttctgttaaaaacaaaatttcgatgctttttatttatttatttatcagaATTGCTGAATTAGAAATTGTTATGATCAAACATGATGAGAATTTATTTTCCACTTTCCAGATTGCAATTTTGATaacaaagaaatgaaatttCAGAATTTTGTGTAGTTAGAAGTCGTAGCTTCTTGCAGCAGTAGTTGCACATTTTCTCTGCAGCCAAACAGAAAGTAAAATCTGGTTATGTTTGATGTTGAATTCACGAAATCGAGTCTGCTTTGTGATTTATATGGGCAGAAATTCCATGGAGAAGGGCCGAGCGATGGCGTTAGAAGCTTGGAGCAGAAGATGCACCAGCTCAAGTTGCAAATTCAAGCAGAGAGAGTGATTTCAGTAAAAGTAAGTTTTTTGGCATGCGTTCCAATGGCTTGTTTACTAATCCGTAGTCGGGAATGTTAGAATTGAGTTTAGGAGGAATTGGAATTGAGGAGAAGCAGAATCCGAATTCCCATAGAAGCTGTTTACTAGATTGTCTGGAACGTGAAACTGTAATGATTTCACTTTCAGTAAAAGTAACTTTTGGCATACATTTGTTATTTTGTTATACATTCAGGAAAAAGTTGAGAAGAACAGGGAGAAGGTAGAAGGTTATGTTTCGAAAATTATATCAGAGACAGCAAGAGCGAATTTGAATGCTTTGTCATCAGAGCAAAATAGGAGCTTTAAATTGTTTTCTTCAAGAATTGAACAGCCTCTCTGCAGAATCAGTGGATTTGTGAGGGGATGTGGTGAGAAAGACTGGATTGAGAATCAAGAGGTGTTATTCTCATCAAGTACCAAGCTTCCACTTGCTGACAAGATACCGCCTTATACAACTTGGATATTCTTGGACAGGTTCGATTACATGTTGGTTTaagtgttttatttgtttttgggtttgcgAATTTAGACTTGTGAGATAATGCAAATAATGGATTTCTATATATGTTTTTGTCCCTGCTTTCTTATGTTTTTAATGTGAAAATTGTTGCCGTTGTGTTTCTCCTATCTCAAATTTGTCTTTCACAGCACAGAAATCAAAGAATGGCTGAAGACCAATCAGTAGTTGGGAGGAGGCGCATTTATTACGATGAAGATGGCAGTGAAGCTCTTGTCTACAGTGGCACTGACGATGAGGCAGAAGAACCCGAAGAAGTAAAGCATGAATTTTCTGCGGGCGAAGATCGAATTCTGTTGTAAGTTCAAATGAGATGTTAGATTTTTAGAGAATCACATTGACTATGGCTGCTTATGAACTTGTGTATTCCAAATTTTGTTGTAGGAATAAAtgaaggtttttaattttttgtgttgAATTTCGTAGGATGGCCTTTCAGGAACATGGCCTAGGCGAGGAAGTAGTGGAACTTGTGAAGGAGTTTATTGGAGCTCCCATTTCAGATATCCTGGTAGCTTGAATTAACAGATGTTCACAATTGTGTTTTTGGGAGGATTTTGATGCCTAAATTTTGTGGAATTCTACACTTGCAGGCCCGTTATAACACAATCAAGGAAAGGAACCCCGAGAAGTGCGAACATGATGGGTGCATTTCTCTTGATAAGAGTCTTAATGCTGCCTTAGATTCTTTCGATAACCTTTTCTGTCGCCGTTGCTTGGTATGCGGGTGTCATCTTACTTGAATTGTTAAATGAAATTactggtttttctttttttcttttttttctgatAACTCTCGACTGATTCTATCCAACAGGTATTTGATTGTCGTTTGCATGGATGTTCTCAACCTTTAATCTATCCTGTAAGCAGCAGTGTTGCTTATATGTGCCAGCTTGTTTGAATTCCATAAATTTATGTTTATTGTGGTGTTCTTTCTTTTCAGAGTGAAAAGTCACATTGGTCCGGTCATGACGAGAACCGGGAACCGTGCAGTGATCAATGTTACCTCAGGGTATGGaatttcctttctttattaggGTTCTGTTACCACTTAAGTTCTGTTTAGTTGAATTAGTTTCTTTCGTTCTCCTTGAATTCAGTAGTAGGACACTGTTAATCTGATCAGTTTTCATATCATGAACTTGTACAAGTTAAACTCTTTCACCCTCTAGTTATTTGCTGGTGAATTAGTCAAAGtacatttttattcttttggtcTAATCTGATGCTTGCTGaacatttcttttttcttttcacctgATGAACTATAGGGCACATTTATCATGACAAATATGATTTATACACTCCATATTTTCTTTGGCTTTTGCCACCGGTCATTGGATTTTGAATTATGACTTCCGGGTTCTTCTTGCAGTGGAGTATAGTACCATCAGAGAGAGAAAGTGCTCCAGGATCATCCATTAATGCCGAGCGACCAAGTTCCCATGGTGGTACTGACCTCTTACACAATGAAAGAAGTATTCCTGGTGAAGCTGTGCCTGCAACTTCAGAAGCCATTCATAGTTCTCATATCTTGAAGATGCACAATGAAAACACAGGGAAGCGCAAGGTTGTGAAGCATACAGATAAAGTGGCAAATGACCTAACTATAGTACCTGATGCTTTCCGGGGTTCTTCTAAGAAACAAAAGAGATTAGATGCTTTGGATTTGGTAACTGCTACTAGTGAACCTATCCCGCTTCAGGTTCACATTCCCAGAGATGAGCCACGAGATGTAACCGAAGTGCCTGAACTGAGGCAAACATCCAATTCTACATGTGAACAAGTTGAGGGGATCTGTAGCAACTCTGAGTGGAAACCAGTGGAGAAAGATTTATACATGAAGGGACTACAGATATTTGGGAGAAACAGGTAGCCATTTTTGAATTCAAAATGCCTTGTACGGATCTTCATTACACCATTCCGTATGTTTGTACTTAATTGGTAATTTGTGTTCTGCAGTTGCCTCATAGCTAGGAACTTACTCTCTGGCTTGAGGACTTGCATGGAGGTGTCTAGTTACATGCATAATTCTGGAGCTTCAATGCCTAACAGATCTGTGGTTGGACCATCTTCATTTATGGAAGACAATGTGAAATCTGATATGGATCAGACAGTAAGCATCATAGACTTATCCTCCCTATTTCTTTTCTtacttatctctctctctctctctctctctctctctctctctctctctgtgattAAAAAAGGTTACCTTTATTGTACACATGCTAGGAACAAGAGATGTCATCAAAGCCACGGTTACTTCGTAGAAGGGGCAAAGCACGGAGGCTTAAGTATTCTTGGAAGTCTGCTGGGCACCCAACAATGTGGAAAAGAATTGCTGATGGAAAAAACGATTCACGTAAACTATATACGCCATGTGGATGCCAGTCTATGTGTGGAAAGGAATGTTCTTGTATGAGTAATGGAACCTGCTGTGAAAAATACTGTGGGTATGTCGGACTTATCCTGAAAGCAGTCAACTGAATGAAATGCACAGAACCAGTGATGACCAATTAACTTTTCCATTTTCAGGTGTTCAAAGAGCTGCAAAAATAGGTTCAGGGGATGTCACTGTGCAAAGAGTCAATGTAGAAGTCGGCAGTGCCCATGCTTTGCTGCTGGCCGTGAATGTGACCCAGATGTCTGTCGTCATTgttgggttaggtattgagctCCATGATGGACCAGCTGatcaagcttttttttttttttttttttttttttcggaatcATGCAGTGTGTTCATTGTAGAGAGCTTGTTATTTCCTTGGTGGtgattttgaatttaaatataaaaactttTTGTAGTTGTGGGGATGGTTCGCTAGGTGAGCCACCGAGACAGGGAGATAGTCAATGTGGAAACATGAGGCTTCTTCTTCGACAGCAACAGAGGGTGAGCAATTCCTAGTATTTAGTTAATAAATCACTTCTGTAGTCTGCATAATTTACTTTATGATTTATGATTACAtacactttctttttcttcagatTCTCCTGGGCAAGTCTGATGTTGCTGGCTGGGGAGCCTTCTTAAAGGTTGGAAGATTTCGATGTTTTTGCATGTGGCTTCCTAAAACTTATAAgctgatttttcttttctcaccaTATTAAATCATGTGATTTCAGAACCCCGTAAACAAGAATGATTATCTTGGAGAATACACTGGTGAAATCATCTCCCATCAGGAAGCAGACAAGCGGGGGAAGATTTATGATCGTGTAAACTCGTCATTCCTTTTCGACTTGAATGAACAGGCAAGGGAAAAATAATGATTGACCGCTTTTATATttgcattttaattttctttgcaaatACGTGATACCTGTAGGCTATAGCTTTACTCTGGCATGACACCTGTTTACTGCAGTACGTCCTAGATGCTTACCGAAAGGGAGACAAgcttaaatttgcaaaccaCTCGTCGAATCCTAACTGCCATGCAAAGGTAATTAAGTTTCTGTAATTCTCTTGTTTGATTAGTTATAATGGTGTGTGTAATACATGTTTGCGTATAGGTAATGCTGGTCGCGGGTGATCATCGAGTTGGCATATTTGCCAAGGAGCATATTGATGCTGGTGAGGAGCTCTTCTATGATTATTGTTATCTTTCAGAGGCAGCACCTGTATGGGCTCAAAAACCGGAGGGTTCTAAGAGGGACGATTCATCTGCTTCCAGGGGCAGAGCGAAAAAGCACCAACCTCTTTGAATGGATAGTTAGCATGGATGGAGAGGTACGTAGGTATCAAGTATGGCGCACAGCTCGACTCTGGAGGTTTTTATCCATGACAACAGCCGGGACAAGAATTGTCCTTCTAGGTCAATAAGGCTGTATTGGAAATAACGTTATTTTCATGGATTTATAGACAATAAGTCAGAAATTCTTCTACCAGTTTGGTACTATAGTTTGTGTCCGACCATGCTAACGCAGAGAGGCATGTTGTGATGGGAATAATTGGTAATTCTCTGTAAACATTTCTCGAGAAGAAAAAGGGGTTGCATTGATTTATCTATCTTTGCTAAGATTCTGAACTTATTGAAAGAATTTGATAAACAGACGGCGGTTTGCCGTGTGAGTTACTGCAGCAAATGAAGATACGGCAATCCATTCCACACATCAGGAATGCCAGGAAGACACC
Encoded proteins:
- the LOC103449206 gene encoding histone-lysine N-methyltransferase EZA1 isoform X1 — translated: MSRTGTMLSKASDSANKLTKFHGEGPSDGVRSLEQKMHQLKLQIQAERVISVKEKVEKNREKVEGYVSKIISETARANLNALSSEQNRSFKLFSSRIEQPLCRISGFVRGCGEKDWIENQEVLFSSSTKLPLADKIPPYTTWIFLDRNQRMAEDQSVVGRRRIYYDEDGSEALVYSGTDDEAEEPEEVKHEFSAGEDRILLMAFQEHGLGEEVVELVKEFIGAPISDILARYNTIKERNPEKCEHDGCISLDKSLNAALDSFDNLFCRRCLVFDCRLHGCSQPLIYPSEKSHWSGHDENREPCSDQCYLRWSIVPSERESAPGSSINAERPSSHGGTDLLHNERSIPGEAVPATSEAIHSSHILKMHNENTGKRKVVKHTDKVANDLTIVPDAFRGSSKKQKRLDALDLVTATSEPIPLQVHIPRDEPRDVTEVPELRQTSNSTCEQVEGICSNSEWKPVEKDLYMKGLQIFGRNSCLIARNLLSGLRTCMEVSSYMHNSGASMPNRSVVGPSSFMEDNVKSDMDQTEQEMSSKPRLLRRRGKARRLKYSWKSAGHPTMWKRIADGKNDSRKLYTPCGCQSMCGKECSCMSNGTCCEKYCGCSKSCKNRFRGCHCAKSQCRSRQCPCFAAGRECDPDVCRHCWVSCGDGSLGEPPRQGDSQCGNMRLLLRQQQRILLGKSDVAGWGAFLKNPVNKNDYLGEYTGEIISHQEADKRGKIYDRVNSSFLFDLNEQYVLDAYRKGDKLKFANHSSNPNCHAKVMLVAGDHRVGIFAKEHIDAGEELFYDYCYLSEAAPVWAQKPEGSKRDDSSASRGRAKKHQPL
- the LOC103449206 gene encoding histone-lysine N-methyltransferase EZA1 isoform X2, whose translation is MHQLKLQIQAERVISVKEKVEKNREKVEGYVSKIISETARANLNALSSEQNRSFKLFSSRIEQPLCRISGFVRGCGEKDWIENQEVLFSSSTKLPLADKIPPYTTWIFLDRNQRMAEDQSVVGRRRIYYDEDGSEALVYSGTDDEAEEPEEVKHEFSAGEDRILLMAFQEHGLGEEVVELVKEFIGAPISDILARYNTIKERNPEKCEHDGCISLDKSLNAALDSFDNLFCRRCLVFDCRLHGCSQPLIYPSEKSHWSGHDENREPCSDQCYLRWSIVPSERESAPGSSINAERPSSHGGTDLLHNERSIPGEAVPATSEAIHSSHILKMHNENTGKRKVVKHTDKVANDLTIVPDAFRGSSKKQKRLDALDLVTATSEPIPLQVHIPRDEPRDVTEVPELRQTSNSTCEQVEGICSNSEWKPVEKDLYMKGLQIFGRNSCLIARNLLSGLRTCMEVSSYMHNSGASMPNRSVVGPSSFMEDNVKSDMDQTEQEMSSKPRLLRRRGKARRLKYSWKSAGHPTMWKRIADGKNDSRKLYTPCGCQSMCGKECSCMSNGTCCEKYCGCSKSCKNRFRGCHCAKSQCRSRQCPCFAAGRECDPDVCRHCWVSCGDGSLGEPPRQGDSQCGNMRLLLRQQQRILLGKSDVAGWGAFLKNPVNKNDYLGEYTGEIISHQEADKRGKIYDRVNSSFLFDLNEQYVLDAYRKGDKLKFANHSSNPNCHAKVMLVAGDHRVGIFAKEHIDAGEELFYDYCYLSEAAPVWAQKPEGSKRDDSSASRGRAKKHQPL
- the LOC103449206 gene encoding histone-lysine N-methyltransferase EZA1 isoform X3 → MAEDQSVVGRRRIYYDEDGSEALVYSGTDDEAEEPEEVKHEFSAGEDRILLMAFQEHGLGEEVVELVKEFIGAPISDILARYNTIKERNPEKCEHDGCISLDKSLNAALDSFDNLFCRRCLVFDCRLHGCSQPLIYPSEKSHWSGHDENREPCSDQCYLRWSIVPSERESAPGSSINAERPSSHGGTDLLHNERSIPGEAVPATSEAIHSSHILKMHNENTGKRKVVKHTDKVANDLTIVPDAFRGSSKKQKRLDALDLVTATSEPIPLQVHIPRDEPRDVTEVPELRQTSNSTCEQVEGICSNSEWKPVEKDLYMKGLQIFGRNSCLIARNLLSGLRTCMEVSSYMHNSGASMPNRSVVGPSSFMEDNVKSDMDQTEQEMSSKPRLLRRRGKARRLKYSWKSAGHPTMWKRIADGKNDSRKLYTPCGCQSMCGKECSCMSNGTCCEKYCGCSKSCKNRFRGCHCAKSQCRSRQCPCFAAGRECDPDVCRHCWVSCGDGSLGEPPRQGDSQCGNMRLLLRQQQRILLGKSDVAGWGAFLKNPVNKNDYLGEYTGEIISHQEADKRGKIYDRVNSSFLFDLNEQYVLDAYRKGDKLKFANHSSNPNCHAKVMLVAGDHRVGIFAKEHIDAGEELFYDYCYLSEAAPVWAQKPEGSKRDDSSASRGRAKKHQPL